From Candidatus Defluviilinea gracilis, a single genomic window includes:
- a CDS encoding aminotransferase class I/II-fold pyridoxal phosphate-dependent enzyme, whose amino-acid sequence MDLHHTDDAVTRRIKAMNDRVAMLKENDLYFYNQPVEELLDDSKVRVRGRVMGMYASYGYLGLLNHPRINAAAKAAVDKFGTGTNGVRTLAGTLTIHNELEETIANFKHAESAITYSSGYATNLTVVSTMMGRGDYVFSDKLNHASIVDGCLMSGAEFRRFRHNEMDHLEGLLKNAPSDVAKLVIADSVFSMDGDIIDLPTMVDLCKKYNAWLMIDEAHSIGVLGKTGRGIEEYFDLYEGIDIKMGTLSKTIPSVGGYVAASKEIITYLRHASRAYIFSAALPPAQAAAANEAFKVILDEPWRIERLNQNTKQFIGGLKSMGFDTMLTETAIVPVLCGTDEAAFAMTREAQHNDVFVLPVVSPAVPEGLARLRATVTAAHDPSEIERAMDVIGEAGKKLGIIK is encoded by the coding sequence ATGGATTTGCATCACACCGACGACGCCGTCACCCGCCGCATCAAAGCGATGAACGATCGCGTTGCCATGCTCAAAGAAAACGACTTGTATTTTTACAACCAGCCTGTGGAAGAACTGCTCGATGACTCGAAAGTGCGCGTGCGCGGGCGCGTGATGGGGATGTACGCCTCCTACGGCTACTTGGGCTTGCTCAACCACCCGCGCATTAACGCCGCCGCCAAAGCCGCCGTAGACAAATTCGGCACGGGGACGAACGGCGTGCGCACGCTGGCTGGCACGTTGACGATCCACAATGAACTCGAAGAGACGATCGCAAATTTCAAACACGCCGAATCTGCGATCACGTATTCATCGGGCTATGCAACGAATCTAACTGTCGTCTCGACCATGATGGGACGCGGCGATTATGTCTTCTCCGATAAATTGAATCACGCCTCCATCGTGGACGGCTGTTTGATGTCGGGCGCGGAGTTTCGCCGATTCCGCCACAACGAAATGGATCATCTCGAAGGCTTGCTGAAAAACGCGCCGAGCGACGTTGCCAAACTCGTCATTGCCGATTCGGTCTTCAGCATGGACGGCGACATCATCGACCTGCCTACGATGGTTGACCTGTGCAAAAAATACAACGCCTGGTTGATGATCGATGAGGCGCACTCGATCGGCGTGCTCGGCAAGACCGGGCGCGGCATCGAAGAATATTTCGACCTCTACGAGGGCATCGATATCAAGATGGGCACCTTGAGCAAGACCATCCCCTCGGTGGGCGGATATGTCGCCGCGAGCAAAGAGATCATCACCTATCTGCGTCACGCGAGCCGCGCGTATATTTTCTCCGCCGCCCTGCCGCCCGCGCAAGCCGCCGCCGCGAACGAAGCCTTCAAAGTGATCCTCGATGAACCCTGGCGCATCGAACGCTTGAATCAGAACACCAAACAATTCATCGGCGGGCTCAAAAGCATGGGCTTCGACACCATGCTCACCGAGACGGCAATCGTCCCTGTCTTATGCGGCACGGATGAAGCGGCGTTCGCCATGACGCGCGAAGCGCAACACAACGATGTGTTCGTCCTGCCGGTCGTTTCGCCCGCCGTGCCAGAGGGATTGGCGAGGCTGAGGGCAACCGTCACCGCCGCGCACGACCCGAGCGAGATCGAACGCGCGATGGACGTCATCGGCGAAGCGGGGAAGAAATTGGGGATCATCAAATAA
- a CDS encoding Gfo/Idh/MocA family oxidoreductase, with translation MTKTLNWGLLSTARINRALIPPLQVSKRNHVLAVASRSPESANAYAKEKKIPRAHGSYEALLADPDIDVIYNSLPNHLHAEWTIKAVEAGKHVLCEKPLALSVEEVDAIKHAAHTHGRIVAEAFMYRHHPQTLKAREIVRSGSLGALKMIRGSFSFVLTRENDARLTPEWGGGSIWDVGCYPISYARMVTGLEPVEVFGWQVEGPTGIDETFVGQMRFDGDLHAQFDSSFVIPFHAFMEIVGSDGALNIPHPFKPGVDETIYLTRNDKTESIRVRGGELYIGEVEDMADAILLGREPRVSLDDSRANIRVIRALLESSRASMPVRLSRDDF, from the coding sequence ATGACCAAAACTCTCAACTGGGGATTACTCTCCACGGCGCGCATCAACCGCGCATTGATCCCGCCGTTGCAAGTTTCGAAGCGGAATCATGTGTTGGCTGTGGCTTCTCGTTCGCCAGAGAGTGCCAACGCCTACGCCAAAGAGAAAAAGATCCCGCGCGCGCATGGCTCGTATGAGGCGTTACTTGCCGACCCCGACATTGACGTGATTTACAACTCGTTGCCGAATCACCTCCATGCCGAATGGACGATTAAAGCGGTGGAGGCAGGCAAGCACGTGCTCTGCGAAAAGCCGCTCGCGTTATCCGTAGAGGAAGTGGACGCCATCAAACATGCCGCGCATACGCATGGACGAATCGTGGCGGAGGCGTTCATGTACCGTCACCATCCGCAGACGTTGAAAGCGCGGGAGATTGTGCGGAGCGGCTCGCTCGGCGCGTTAAAGATGATCCGCGGCTCGTTCAGCTTCGTGCTGACCCGCGAAAACGATGCGCGCTTGACCCCCGAGTGGGGCGGCGGAAGCATTTGGGATGTGGGCTGTTACCCAATCAGTTACGCAAGAATGGTCACAGGCTTGGAGCCGGTCGAAGTATTTGGCTGGCAGGTCGAAGGTCCGACAGGAATCGACGAGACCTTCGTCGGGCAGATGCGTTTCGATGGAGACCTCCACGCGCAGTTTGACTCCAGTTTCGTCATCCCGTTCCACGCATTTATGGAAATTGTCGGCAGTGACGGCGCGTTGAATATTCCGCATCCGTTTAAACCCGGCGTCGATGAAACGATCTATCTCACGCGGAACGACAAGACTGAATCGATCCGCGTGCGCGGCGGCGAATTGTATATCGGCGAGGTGGAGGATATGGCGGACGCGATTCTGCTGGGGCGCGAACCGCGCGTCTCACTGGATGATTCGCGCGCCAATATCCGCGTGATCCGCGCTTTGCTCGAATCGTCCCGCGCGTCGATGCCTGTTCGTTTGTCGCGGGATGATTTCTAA
- a CDS encoding site-2 protease family protein: protein MKWQWKLGRFLGIDVYVHATFLLLIGWVGYSYWLQHGTIAQVVNGIIFILALFLCVVLHEYGHALTARKYGIKTRDITLYPIGGVARLERMPDKPIEELWVALMGPAVNVVIAGILFALLAATGKLTPLTSLTIASGSFLMRLMVINITLVLFNLIPAFPMDGGRVLRAILAMRMDYVHATQVAASIGQGIAFLFGFIGMFSNPFLLFIAFFVYIGASQEASMALMKNSISGIPVTRAMLTDFKTLSPRDTLAQVVGLILAGSQHDFPVVDANGAVMGILERDAFIAALSRQGQSAPVVGVMRKDVPSVDSHDMVESALTRLQETGAKTLPVMHAGQFVGLITAENITEFLMIRSALKAAA from the coding sequence ATGAAATGGCAATGGAAACTGGGTCGCTTTCTTGGCATTGACGTGTACGTCCATGCCACGTTTCTTCTATTGATCGGCTGGGTGGGATACAGCTACTGGCTCCAGCATGGGACCATCGCCCAGGTGGTGAACGGCATCATCTTCATCCTCGCTCTTTTTCTCTGCGTTGTCTTGCATGAATACGGTCACGCGCTGACCGCCCGCAAATACGGCATCAAAACCCGCGACATCACCCTATATCCCATTGGCGGTGTGGCGCGGTTGGAGCGCATGCCTGATAAACCCATCGAGGAGTTGTGGGTCGCGCTGATGGGACCCGCCGTTAACGTGGTCATCGCTGGGATTCTCTTTGCGCTTCTTGCCGCGACGGGGAAACTGACTCCGCTCACCAGCTTGACCATCGCCTCAGGCTCTTTTCTCATGCGCTTGATGGTGATCAACATCACCCTCGTGCTCTTTAATCTTATCCCTGCCTTCCCCATGGACGGCGGGCGTGTTTTGCGAGCCATCCTCGCCATGCGTATGGACTACGTCCACGCGACGCAGGTTGCCGCGAGCATCGGTCAGGGCATAGCGTTCTTGTTTGGGTTTATCGGCATGTTCAGCAATCCCTTCCTGCTGTTCATCGCTTTCTTCGTCTACATCGGCGCGTCGCAGGAAGCCAGCATGGCGTTGATGAAAAATTCGATCAGCGGAATCCCCGTCACGCGAGCGATGCTGACGGATTTCAAAACCCTTTCGCCGCGCGACACGCTTGCGCAAGTTGTGGGACTCATCCTTGCCGGTTCACAGCATGATTTCCCCGTGGTGGATGCCAACGGAGCAGTGATGGGAATCCTCGAACGCGACGCGTTCATCGCCGCGTTATCGCGCCAGGGACAAAGCGCGCCGGTCGTCGGCGTGATGCGGAAAGATGTCCCCAGTGTGGATTCGCACGACATGGTCGAATCAGCCCTCACTCGTCTGCAAGAAACGGGCGCGAAGACTCTGCCCGTCATGCACGCCGGTCAATTCGTCGGCTTGATCACCGCGGAAAACATCACCGAATTTTTGATGATCCGCTCGGCGTTGAAAGCGGCGGCGTAG
- a CDS encoding carbonic anhydrase, translating to MHRLFPVSTKDDIFPEYQNTPVGLLLEYNNLNREYEAYTQAQLLIGMCMDNRKHLHIPDNFAYIIRAGGANLRYSEFKVSYAIAVGGVTCIALIGHNQCGMVNLMSRKEAFIQGLVERAGWERELAEQHFTNFTPMFEIGNEIDFVLSEAQRLRSRYPKIFVAPLFYKVEDNLLYQVKNI from the coding sequence ATGCATCGCCTCTTCCCTGTTTCTACAAAAGACGACATTTTCCCCGAATACCAAAATACCCCTGTTGGATTATTGCTTGAATACAACAATCTCAACAGGGAGTATGAAGCGTACACACAAGCGCAATTGCTGATCGGCATGTGCATGGATAACCGCAAGCATTTGCATATCCCTGATAACTTTGCATACATCATCCGCGCGGGCGGCGCGAATTTGCGCTACAGCGAATTCAAAGTTTCATACGCCATCGCGGTGGGAGGCGTGACGTGCATCGCGTTGATCGGTCACAACCAGTGCGGGATGGTCAACTTGATGTCGCGCAAGGAGGCGTTCATTCAAGGTTTGGTCGAACGCGCAGGCTGGGAGCGCGAGCTGGCGGAACAACACTTCACGAACTTTACCCCGATGTTCGAGATCGGCAACGAAATCGATTTCGTGCTCAGCGAGGCGCAACGGTTACGATCGCGTTACCCGAAGATCTTTGTCGCGCCGTTGTTTTACAAGGTGGAGGATAATTTGTTGTATCAGGTGAAAAATATCTAG
- a CDS encoding tetratricopeptide repeat protein, with amino-acid sequence MDWWTQNKDAITAIGAALAATITVGGILWAIFKWGILRWWNNRIRVDLKVFEVISDPGVLLPKLYATENDDSPLADHNIKYQPRNPKQDLQAELKAALTRSRHVLITAPTGYGKTREAGMLAQTMMLEGWRVLRIQTGWLDVPKTLPEELGGNRSRVLILLDDLNGLFSVGNRTQSPRVENEKTLMLSQLSYHDRLTQMLDMFEGMCTENEIRVIATARSEAEQWKHLEYDENDRLWKRFERIEISEPADSVIVNLLEDTTKQADLKADESEFEAIARKSDGTYRNILLNLRRYRAQNKPVSKDDFTDTLDGSWRDIYERAVKRLPAAAYVYDAIDVLQQAGIELLPFLVEKTALIIWGGTFIQTYLRRSRVQKAIQYLTRETNIVRLEEGRVSPSDGQIEAKQHTLSWIFFNERLLQLLLNLSDKEILPSMYGLAIALYYEKQFKKSAQLMERYIQLSPSDPNGHNVTGVLFSTLKRYEEAEASYRKAIELNPSDATAYSNLGILLKNLKRYEEAEASYRKAIELNPSHATAYSNLGLLLHENLKRYEEAEASYRKAIELNPSYATAYSNLGNLLSDENLKRYEEAEASYRKAIELNPSHATAYSNLAILLRVINKERDAIPILEKIIEIDPEDFNSYLGIASIKKTMGESVEPVFVEKARQYIPADDFYNRACLESVCDNFDLAFEYLRKAAQGGKFNSGWAWEDPDLQWTRNDPRFAEIVGPKPETKNSEI; translated from the coding sequence ATGGATTGGTGGACTCAAAACAAGGATGCGATAACAGCCATTGGCGCCGCCCTTGCAGCGACCATTACGGTTGGGGGAATCCTTTGGGCAATATTCAAGTGGGGAATTTTGCGCTGGTGGAACAATCGAATTCGGGTTGATTTGAAAGTCTTTGAAGTGATTTCCGACCCAGGTGTTTTGCTCCCCAAATTATACGCAACCGAAAATGACGATAGCCCATTAGCAGACCACAATATCAAGTACCAGCCGCGCAACCCCAAACAAGATTTGCAGGCGGAATTAAAGGCGGCGCTCACTCGATCCCGCCATGTATTGATCACAGCGCCGACAGGGTATGGAAAGACGCGCGAAGCGGGCATGTTAGCTCAAACGATGATGTTGGAGGGCTGGCGCGTTTTACGGATTCAAACAGGCTGGCTGGATGTTCCCAAAACCCTGCCCGAAGAACTTGGGGGAAACCGCTCACGCGTATTGATCCTATTGGATGATCTGAACGGACTATTCAGCGTGGGTAATCGAACCCAATCTCCGCGCGTTGAAAATGAAAAGACCCTGATGCTCAGCCAATTGTCCTATCACGACAGGCTTACGCAAATGCTGGATATGTTCGAAGGCATGTGCACGGAGAACGAAATTCGCGTGATTGCCACCGCGAGGAGCGAAGCCGAACAATGGAAACATTTGGAGTACGATGAGAATGACAGGTTGTGGAAACGCTTTGAAAGAATCGAGATTTCAGAACCCGCCGATTCGGTCATCGTTAATCTGCTCGAAGACACGACCAAACAGGCAGATCTAAAAGCGGATGAAAGCGAATTTGAAGCGATCGCTCGCAAGAGCGACGGCACGTACCGCAATATTCTTCTGAACTTGCGCCGTTATCGCGCTCAAAACAAGCCTGTCAGCAAGGATGATTTTACAGATACGCTGGACGGCTCGTGGCGGGACATTTACGAGCGGGCGGTGAAGAGACTGCCTGCGGCTGCATACGTTTATGATGCAATAGACGTTTTACAACAAGCAGGGATCGAACTGCTTCCGTTTTTGGTTGAAAAAACCGCTTTGATCATTTGGGGCGGTACTTTTATTCAAACATACCTGCGGAGAAGCCGCGTTCAGAAAGCGATTCAATACCTGACTCGCGAAACCAATATCGTACGTCTTGAAGAAGGGAGGGTTTCGCCCAGCGACGGGCAGATAGAAGCCAAACAACATACCCTTTCATGGATCTTTTTCAATGAACGCTTATTGCAATTACTGTTGAATCTCTCGGATAAAGAAATACTGCCTTCGATGTATGGGCTTGCAATAGCGCTTTATTATGAAAAGCAATTCAAGAAATCGGCTCAGTTAATGGAGCGATATATTCAGTTAAGTCCATCCGACCCCAATGGACACAATGTTACAGGGGTGCTTTTTTCTACGCTGAAACGCTACGAGGAAGCGGAAGCCAGTTATCGCAAAGCCATCGAACTCAATCCGTCGGACGCCACCGCGTACTCCAACTTGGGTATCTTGTTGAAAAACCTGAAACGCTACGAGGAAGCGGAAGCCAGTTATCGCAAAGCCATCGAACTCAATCCGTCGCACGCCACCGCGTACTCCAACTTGGGTTTACTTTTGCATGAAAATCTGAAACGCTACGAGGAAGCGGAAGCCAGTTATCGCAAAGCCATCGAACTCAATCCGTCGTACGCCACCGCGTACTCCAACTTGGGTAATTTGCTCAGTGATGAAAACCTGAAACGCTACGAGGAAGCGGAAGCCAGTTATCGCAAAGCCATCGAACTCAATCCGTCGCACGCCACCGCGTACTCCAACTTGGCGATCTTATTGAGGGTCATAAACAAGGAAAGAGACGCCATCCCTATTTTGGAGAAAATAATCGAAATTGACCCCGAAGATTTCAATTCATATCTTGGGATTGCTTCCATAAAAAAAACGATGGGTGAATCGGTTGAACCTGTATTTGTGGAAAAAGCCCGCCAATATATTCCCGCTGATGATTTTTATAACAGGGCGTGTTTGGAAAGCGTGTGTGATAATTTCGATCTGGCGTTTGAATATTTGCGAAAAGCCGCGCAGGGCGGGAAGTTCAATTCAGGTTGGGCGTGGGAAGACCCAGATTTGCAATGGACACGAAACGACCCGCGCTTTGCAGAAATTGTCGGTCCAAAGCCTGAAACCAAGAACTCGGAGATTTGA
- a CDS encoding right-handed parallel beta-helix repeat-containing protein: MKIWIKRIFLILGLLALVGIFYAAFAPLPFDELPPEEKWGAGASSVLPAYSGLQREFPALNGDTSPEKAKLGRLLFFDPILSKNQDMSCATCHNPSLGFSDGLQTAKGSDGSSLPRNTPTLWNAGYSTKLFWDGRADSLEAQMSVPLHAENEMAGSDAETVARLMKIPEYVELFNKAFGNNAITVENAQTAIASFERTLVSNNSPFDKYAAGQFDALTSQQRRGLNLFRSAATRCFECHAAPTFGSDDFFVTGSPDLEGFQHDEGRAAIASDGQDGAFKAPTLRNVALTGPYMHNGAFATLDDVLWFYEKGGGSQYGLEVDRHILPIELSAQEHEDLVAFLYALTDESAMPEIPTSVPSGLPVVEQYPNLAREVVSQLNVEVTESGIPAHEPTVVRVGPKETIQQAVDRSGPGDTIEVPYGIYHESVVLDWSDVKLVGIPNDQGEWPVIDGEGTRSDGVIASGNNFEMYNFAVKNYTSNGVLVEGATGVYLHDLYIENTGVYGVYPVRCTDVLIERIEATLMNDAAVYAGKSENVVIRDTLTYGNVIGVELENTVNGEVYNNVARDNTVGIFIDLLPQLPSKVSLYTKVYDNVVENNNGENFGKPGTAVALAPSGTGILILAADEVEVYNNTIRGNKSGGLAVFNLTIGFDVNEIDVGPNPEHVYAHDNIYENNGYDADPFVKKILGRGFDIIWDSNGADNYFDEEASSSFPPILPKTSWPQPLYNLYWRFFNFVVGLAG, encoded by the coding sequence ATGAAAATCTGGATTAAACGCATCTTCCTTATTTTGGGCTTGCTTGCCCTCGTCGGCATCTTCTACGCCGCGTTTGCCCCCCTGCCCTTCGACGAACTGCCTCCCGAAGAGAAGTGGGGCGCGGGCGCGAGCAGTGTGCTTCCCGCGTATAGCGGGTTGCAACGCGAATTCCCCGCGCTCAACGGCGATACATCGCCTGAAAAAGCGAAACTCGGTCGTTTGTTATTTTTCGACCCGATCCTTTCCAAGAATCAAGATATGTCGTGCGCCACGTGCCATAACCCCAGCCTCGGTTTCAGCGATGGCTTGCAAACGGCAAAAGGTTCCGATGGTTCATCCCTACCGCGCAATACGCCCACGCTATGGAACGCCGGCTACTCGACAAAACTTTTCTGGGACGGCCGCGCAGACTCGCTGGAAGCGCAAATGTCTGTGCCTCTGCACGCGGAGAATGAAATGGCTGGCTCTGACGCGGAAACCGTCGCGCGCTTGATGAAAATCCCCGAATATGTGGAGTTGTTCAACAAGGCATTTGGGAACAATGCCATCACCGTCGAAAACGCGCAAACAGCGATCGCTTCCTTCGAGCGGACTCTGGTTTCAAACAATAGCCCTTTTGATAAATACGCCGCGGGTCAATTCGACGCGTTGACATCGCAGCAACGGCGCGGCTTGAACCTCTTCCGTTCGGCGGCGACGCGTTGCTTTGAATGTCACGCCGCGCCAACCTTCGGCTCGGATGATTTCTTCGTGACCGGTTCGCCCGACCTCGAAGGGTTCCAGCACGACGAGGGTCGCGCCGCCATTGCCAGCGACGGACAGGATGGCGCATTCAAAGCGCCGACGTTGCGCAACGTCGCGTTGACGGGACCGTACATGCACAACGGCGCATTCGCCACGCTGGATGACGTTCTCTGGTTCTACGAAAAAGGCGGCGGGAGTCAATACGGCTTGGAAGTAGACCGTCACATCCTCCCCATTGAGTTGAGCGCGCAGGAACACGAAGATTTGGTCGCGTTCCTCTACGCGCTAACCGATGAAAGCGCGATGCCCGAAATTCCAACCTCTGTGCCATCGGGCTTGCCGGTGGTGGAACAATACCCTAACCTGGCGCGCGAAGTTGTCAGCCAGTTGAATGTCGAGGTGACTGAATCAGGCATCCCTGCGCATGAACCGACTGTCGTCCGCGTGGGCCCAAAGGAAACGATTCAACAAGCCGTCGACCGGTCTGGTCCGGGCGATACGATCGAAGTCCCGTATGGGATTTATCACGAGTCGGTGGTGTTGGATTGGAGCGATGTCAAACTGGTGGGCATCCCGAATGATCAGGGCGAGTGGCCCGTGATTGACGGCGAAGGCACGCGCTCGGATGGAGTCATCGCATCGGGAAATAATTTCGAGATGTATAACTTCGCCGTAAAGAATTACACATCGAACGGCGTGCTGGTGGAAGGCGCGACGGGCGTGTATTTGCATGATCTGTATATTGAAAATACCGGCGTGTACGGCGTGTACCCCGTGCGCTGTACGGATGTGCTGATCGAACGTATCGAAGCGACGTTGATGAACGACGCGGCGGTCTACGCGGGCAAGTCGGAGAATGTGGTGATCCGCGATACGTTGACCTACGGCAATGTGATCGGCGTTGAGCTGGAGAACACGGTCAACGGTGAAGTGTATAACAACGTGGCGCGCGACAACACCGTTGGGATTTTCATTGATCTTCTACCGCAATTGCCGTCCAAGGTTTCGTTATACACAAAAGTGTACGATAACGTTGTTGAAAATAACAACGGCGAGAACTTCGGCAAACCCGGAACCGCCGTGGCGCTCGCTCCCTCTGGGACGGGCATCTTGATCCTCGCCGCAGACGAGGTGGAAGTGTATAACAACACCATCCGCGGCAATAAATCGGGCGGGTTGGCAGTGTTCAACCTCACGATCGGGTTCGACGTCAACGAGATTGACGTGGGTCCAAACCCCGAGCATGTGTACGCGCACGATAACATCTACGAGAACAACGGCTACGACGCCGATCCGTTTGTAAAGAAGATACTTGGCAGGGGGTTCGATATCATTTGGGACTCGAACGGCGCGGATAACTATTTCGACGAAGAAGCTTCATCGTCTTTCCCGCCTATTCTGCCGAAGACTTCGTGGCCCCAGCCGCTGTATAACTTGTATTGGAGATTCTTCAATTTTGTGGTTGGGTTGGCGGGGTGA
- a CDS encoding SulP family inorganic anion transporter, protein MPRRSLARLYKDEFTGYSLAKFQQDLLAGLTVAAVALPLALAFGVASGATAAAGLVTAILAGFVMGALTGAPFQISGPTGAMSAVLIVLVQRYGLEGIWVAGLLSGIILFVIGLLRLGRFIAFIPSAVISGFTSGIALIIFIGQIDNLLGVKTPATDTAAEKILGYFQGGFTPSLQSLAIGLLVIGTMLFMPKKWTARFPASLLGIILATLLSSMLRHGSAQALSWSAQTIGDIPNSLILQSRLSLSNIPWTHLSEFLAPTLTITALGAVESLLCGAVGSNMTGIRLQANQELIAQGVGNMLIPFFGGVPATAAIARSSVGIKSGGQTRLVSIVHAIGLLLSMFLLAPFMGRIPLAALAGVLMVTAIRMNEWEAIRFIFGKRFKTDMISFIVTMLATVVLDLTQAILIGSFLAGAVFLNKIAGIDIEVQEVDVQRLKQKGIETAGKCKHVKVAFLTGPLFFAATGQFNEAFQNLKDTHALILSMRGVSLIDTAGIEAIHRLHERLHQRGGTLMFAGVHDNAYNMMKRGGLVDTIGEKNFFWSSDQAIVAAEKRGCKYCSGGG, encoded by the coding sequence ATGCCAAGAAGAAGTCTCGCTCGCCTGTACAAGGACGAGTTCACTGGCTATTCGCTTGCCAAATTTCAACAGGACTTGCTCGCGGGTCTCACCGTTGCCGCGGTGGCGTTGCCGCTCGCGCTGGCGTTCGGAGTTGCCTCGGGCGCGACCGCGGCGGCAGGACTCGTCACCGCCATCCTCGCGGGCTTTGTGATGGGAGCGCTTACGGGCGCGCCGTTCCAGATCAGCGGACCCACAGGCGCGATGTCTGCCGTGTTGATCGTCCTCGTCCAACGCTACGGACTCGAAGGCATCTGGGTCGCGGGTTTGCTTTCGGGCATTATCCTATTCGTCATCGGTCTGTTGCGGCTCGGGCGTTTCATCGCGTTCATCCCCTCCGCCGTGATCAGCGGATTCACCTCGGGCATCGCGCTCATCATCTTCATCGGTCAAATTGACAACCTGCTCGGCGTCAAAACTCCCGCCACAGACACCGCCGCGGAAAAAATTCTCGGATACTTTCAAGGCGGATTCACCCCCAGCCTCCAGTCTCTAGCCATCGGTTTGCTTGTGATCGGGACGATGCTCTTCATGCCCAAAAAATGGACGGCGCGCTTCCCCGCGTCACTCCTCGGCATCATCCTCGCCACGCTTCTTTCCTCGATGCTTCGACACGGCTCAGCACAAGCGTTGAGTTGGTCCGCCCAAACCATCGGCGACATCCCCAATTCTCTAATTCTCCAATCTCGACTTTCTCTTTCCAACATCCCCTGGACTCACCTCTCCGAATTCCTCGCGCCGACTCTCACCATCACCGCATTGGGCGCAGTGGAGTCGTTGTTGTGCGGCGCGGTTGGCTCGAACATGACCGGTATCCGCTTGCAGGCGAATCAAGAGTTGATCGCACAAGGCGTGGGCAACATGCTCATCCCGTTCTTCGGCGGAGTGCCCGCCACGGCGGCGATCGCGCGCTCCAGTGTGGGAATCAAATCGGGCGGACAGACCCGCCTTGTCAGCATTGTCCACGCCATCGGGTTGTTGCTGTCCATGTTTCTGCTCGCGCCGTTCATGGGACGAATCCCTTTGGCGGCGTTGGCGGGTGTGTTGATGGTCACCGCCATCCGCATGAACGAATGGGAGGCGATTCGATTCATCTTCGGCAAACGCTTCAAGACCGACATGATCTCGTTCATCGTGACGATGCTTGCCACTGTTGTCCTCGATTTGACGCAAGCCATCCTCATCGGTTCCTTCCTCGCGGGCGCGGTCTTCCTCAACAAGATCGCGGGCATTGACATCGAAGTACAGGAAGTAGACGTTCAGCGGCTCAAGCAAAAGGGAATCGAAACGGCGGGGAAGTGCAAACACGTGAAGGTTGCGTTCCTCACGGGTCCGTTGTTCTTTGCGGCGACGGGACAATTCAACGAGGCGTTTCAAAATTTGAAAGACACACACGCGTTGATCCTCTCGATGCGCGGAGTTTCGCTGATTGACACGGCGGGCATCGAGGCGATCCATCGTCTGCATGAACGTTTGCATCAGCGAGGTGGAACGCTCATGTTCGCGGGAGTCCATGACAATGCCTACAACATGATGAAGCGCGGCGGACTCGTGGATACCATCGGAGAGAAAAACTTCTTCTGGTCGAGCGACCAGGCAATCGTCGCGGCAGAGAAGCGGGGATGTAAATATTGCTCTGGCGGTGGATAG
- the tnpA gene encoding IS200/IS605 family transposase encodes MAGTYSQIYIQIVFAVQGRQNLLQKEWRQEVFKYMAGIIKNKGHKPIIVNGVEDHVHVFVGLKPAMAISDLVRDIKNNSSNFINDHAWIKGRFNWQEGYGAFSYGHSQVEDVYNYILNQERHHAKQTFKDEYTEFLKKFEVEHDVKYLFEWVE; translated from the coding sequence ATGGCAGGCACATATTCCCAAATCTACATTCAGATCGTCTTCGCCGTGCAGGGACGCCAGAATCTCCTCCAAAAAGAATGGCGGCAGGAAGTGTTCAAATATATGGCGGGGATCATCAAGAACAAGGGACACAAGCCGATCATCGTCAACGGTGTGGAGGATCATGTCCATGTGTTCGTTGGTCTCAAACCCGCGATGGCGATCTCTGATCTGGTGCGGGACATCAAAAATAATTCGTCCAACTTCATCAACGACCACGCATGGATCAAAGGCAGGTTTAACTGGCAGGAAGGCTACGGGGCGTTTTCATACGGACATTCGCAGGTCGAAGATGTGTACAATTACATTTTGAATCAGGAACGGCACCATGCCAAACAGACGTTCAAGGATGAATACACGGAATTCCTCAAGAAGTTCGAAGTCGAACATGATGTGAAGTATTTGTTTGAATGGGTGGAGTAA